Genomic DNA from Nocardioides aquaticus:
GCAGGGGATCGACTTCTCCCCGGACGGCACCTCCCTCACGGTCGCTGCCACCGGGCAGATCCCGGAGGAGAAGGACGACATCTGGTATCACCGGCTCGGCGACGCGAACCGCCCCGACACCAGCGTCTGCGACGGGATCGGGCGCTTCAGCCTGGCGGACCCGACGAAGCCCGAGTGGATCAACTACACCGGGGGCGACAGTGTCTGGGAGGTGAGCGACACCGGGGCAGCGGTCTACGTCGCGGGGCACTTCAAGTGGCTCGACAACCCCGACGGTTACGCCAGCATCGGGACCGGCGACCGCACGTCCGGTGCGCCGGCGACGAGACGGAGCGCCATCGGGGCCATCGATCCGACCACCGGACTCGCGAACTCGTGGAATCCCGCGCTGGGGCGGACGAAGATCGGTGGCAAGGTCCTCCTGGCCGACGCCGCCGGCCTGTGGGTCGGCAACGACGCGACCACCTTCGCCGGCGCCCCGCGCCGCGGCCTGGCCTCGGTGCCCCTGCCGGCCCCGCCGGTTCCCGATCAGGTGGTGTGGGCCGTGGGCGAGTCCTGCGAGGCTGGCGACCCGGTGAGCGACGAGCGGTGTGCGCAGGTGGGGCGGCTGATCGCCGACGACACCGAGACCACCGCCGTGCTCGGGCTGGGCGGCCTGCAGGCGCCCCAGGGCTCCCTGGCCGACTACCAGCAGTACTACGACCCGGCGATGGGCAACGGTCCTGGGTTGTACGCCCGGACACTCCCGGTTCCCGGCGACGAGGACTACCTCACCGCCGGTGCCGCCGGTTACTTCGACTACTGGGGTGCGCGCGCCGGCGACCGGACCGGTGGTTACCACGCGACCGACGCCGGGGCCTGGACCCTGGTGGGCGCCAACTCCAACTGCCCCCAGATCGGTGGCTGCGCCCCGAAGCAGCCCCAGGGCGTCTTCCTCAGGAGTGAGCTGCGGGACGCGGCGTCCACCTGCGAGGTGGTGTTCGCCAGTCGGCCGGCCCTCTCGGACGGCGTGCTGGGGGACCAGCGATTCGGGCAGGTCCTGTTCAACCAGTCCTACTCCAACGGGGCCGATCTGATCCTGTCGGCCCACGACACTGGTTATCAGCGCTTCGCCCCGAGGCTGCCCGACGGCAGTACGTCGGCCAGTGGGCTGACGTCGATGGTGGTCGGCTCCGGTGGGCGTGCGTCGACGGAGTGGCGGACGGGACCCCAACGCTCCGTCTACCGGCAGAACGAGCAGCTCGGTGCACTTCGCCTCGTGCTCTCCGACGGCAGCTGGAGCTCGGAGTTCGTCAGCGTCTCCGGCGAGGTTCTGGACACCGCCTCCGGCACCTGCCGCTGACCGGCCCGCCGACGCGGGTCGAGAGCGGGTGAAGAGGAGTGACTCAAGACCCCCGCCAGGGACTTTCGACCCCTCAGGCAGGCACGTGATCCGAAAGAACCCGGCCTCAGGTCGCCAACTCCAGTCCAGTTGCCTACGCTCCGGATGGGTCCTGGGGTGTCCGGGATCCGGGGGGGGGGGGGGGGGGGGGGGGGGGGGGGGGGGGGGGGGGGCGACACCATGCATCTCAAGACAGCGCTGCGCAACACGATCACGCTCACGGTGGTCGGGGCCGCGTGCCTCGCTTCCGCCTCGCCAGCGGGGGCGGCAGAGCCACACGCTGACGTCGTGACCATCCGTGCTTCTGCGGTCATGCCGCGCCTGGTCGCCACCGACACGTTGCCCAACCCGCACGTCGACGCCCTGGCGGTCCTCGGCGACACGATGTTCGCCGGGGGTGCCTTCGACCGGGTCGAGCAGGGCGGGGTCGAGGCGCTGCGCACCCACGTGGTGGCGTTCGACCGCGGGACCGGCGAGCTGTCCACGCGGTTCACGCCGCGCCTGGCCGGCGGCCAAGTCTGGGCGCTGGCTACGGACCCCGCCACGAGCTCGGTCTACATCGGGGGCACGTTCACCAGCGTCGACGGCGTCGTCCGGGGTGCGGTGGCGAAGCTCGACGCGACGACCGGCGCACTGGACACCGGTTTCCGGCCCGCCTTCCGCAAGGGGCAGGTCAACGACCTCGAGCTGGTCGAGGTGGGCGGGGTCAAGCACCTGGTCGTCGCCGGCAACCCAGCACGCAAGGTGACGTCCCTCAACCCGGCGACCGGGAGGGACGACGGGTGGATCACGACCTCCGTGACCGATCAGCTCCCGGGCTCGTGGGGCACCGTCACCGCCCACCAGATAGCCGTCGACCCCAGTCGGACCCATCTCGCCGTCACGGGCAACTTCCAGCAGGTTGACGGTGAGGCACGCAGCAAGTTCTTCATGCTCGACCTCGCGCCCACCTCGACCTCGTTGTCGCCCTGGTACTACCCCGGTTTCGCCAAACCGTGCGCCACCCAGGCGCCCCGGCGCATCGCCAACCTGCAGGGGGTCGACTTCTCCCCGGACGGATCATCCATCACGGTGACCGCCACCGGGCAGATCCCGGCCGAGAAGACCGACATCTGGTACGCCCGCCTCGGTGACGCGAACCGTCCCGACACCAGTGTCTGCGACGGGATCGGGCGCTTCAGCCTGGCGGACCCGACCAAGCCCCAGTGGATCAACTACACCGGCGGTGACAGCGTCTGGTCGGTCAGCGACACCGGAGCGGCGGTCTACGCCGGCGGTCACTTCAAGTGGCTTGACAACCCGGACGGCTACGCCAGCATCGGCACCGGCGACAAGGTCTCCGGCGCGGCGGCCGCCAGGCGCAGTGCCATCGGTGCCATCGACCCGCGCACCGGGCTGGCGGTCTCGTGGAACCCTGGTCTGGGCCAGACCAAGATCGGTGGCAAGGCGTTCCTGGCCGACTCGGCCGGGCTTTGGATCGGCAACGACGCCGCATCGTTCGGGGGGACACCGCGTCGTGGGCTCCAGCTCGCGCCGCTCCCGTCTCCGGTCGCCGCCAACTAGCGGTGCCCCGGTCGTCCCGGGAGACCGAGGCGACCGGGAAGCCAGAAGCCGAGGTAGAGGTGGATGAGGATCCAGCCCCAGTACGCTTCCGCGGCGCGGTGCAGGTAGTCGATCCCGTGCTCGACCGGGCCGGAGAGGTCCGGCCGCACGGCGTACGCCGCTAGCAGTGCCACCGCCGCGAGAACGGCCAGGGAGGCGCACCAGGCGAGCCGTCGGGCGGGCCGGTCGGGCTGAACAGGGTCGAGGATGCTGCGGTCCACGATGTCGAGGCAGATCGGCGCCAGCACCAGGAAGCCGAAGGCCTCGGACTGCTCGAGCACGATCTCGGTGTCGAAGAACACGAGGACGACGGTCACCACGACGGCACTCCAGGCGAGCGGCCATCGGACCGGGCGCCGGAGGTTGACGTACAGGGCGGTGAGCCCGCCGGCGACCAGGGGCTCGGTCAGGGTCCGCACACCCGGCGGAAGCGTGGACTGCCGCAGTGCGATCGCGAGCCCCACGCAGACGACGGCGAACGCGCCGGCCACGAGCCACGAGCGCGAGGTAGGCGGCCGGTGGCGGCGGGCGACCTGGATGGTGGCTGCGACGATCACGGCGTAGAGGACGGACTCGCCGTAGTTGCCGAGCTGGGCGGCGAGGCCGCCGGGCAGGACGTAGGTGAGCAGCTTGGCCATGGTGACCACCAGGAGCCCGACGCACACGACGTAGAAGATCGCGCCGCGGGTTCGTGCAGACCACGGTGCCGCGGCGAACGCCGCCGCCGCCGTCATCGGGGACTGCCGGAAGAGGTCATCAGCGTGCTCGTCTCAGCCATTGAGGGTCCGGGGACCCGGGGACGGGGAAGGAGAACGGGCCCCACCGGCAGCGCGTCAGCGTGGTGACGCTCCGGTGGGGCCCGCTCTCTGTCAGACGTTCAGGACGGTCACGGCAGGGCCGCGAACCGGATCCCTCGCGCATAGCGACCGCCGAAGCGGGTGCCGTCCGTGGCGAACCAGACGCCCTCGCTGGTCGGCAGGATCTGGAAACCGCCGGACTGCTGGGGCATGACCGGGTTCCAGTCCAGCGCCATGCCGGTGTTCGGGTCCACGGCGCCACCGCCGAGGCGGCTGACGGCACCGGGGCCCGCGAAGTCGACACCGAACGGGTTGTCCAGCCAGCGGCTGTGACCCTGGACGTAGACGGCGGCACCGGTGACAGCGACCGACTTCAGCGAGTCGCCACCGCTGTAGTTGATCCAGGTCGGGCTGACCGGGTCCAGGTTGTCGGTCTCGAAGCGGGACACCGAGTCGCAGAGCTGCAGGCCGCGCTGGCCGTTCTGGTACATGAATCCGAAGGCGGCCACGGCGAACCAGGAGCTGCCCGGCGCGAAGTCCACGTCCTGCAGGTACGCCTGGGCGTTGGCGCGCGGCGAGGTGCAGTTGATCCCGTTGGGCTCGTAGTTCCACGACGAGAGCGTCGAGCCGGTGGGGGCGAGGTCGAGCATGAACATGCGCGGGCGGGCCTGACCGTCGATCCCGGTGAAGTTCCCGACCGCAGCAAGGTGCTGGCCGTCGTCGCTCACGTCGAACTTGAAGACCTGGGCCGCGTCGCTGTTGGGCAGCTTGCCCTCGACCGTGTGCTGGATGTAATCGGTGACGGCGCCGGTGTTCGGGTCCACCGACATGAGTCGGCTCCGGATGGTCCCGGCCACGATGAGCTGGCCGTCGACCAGCTCGAGGTCGCTGACCCGCCCACCCTTGAGCCTCGCGTTGAAGGCGGTGTCGAGCTGGCCCGTGGCGAGGTCGAGCTTGGCGAGGGTGGCGCGTGCGGTGCCGTTCACGTTGCGGAACGTGCCACCGATCCACACCGACGTGCCGTCGGACAGCGTTGACCACACGACGCCGTCGACGTTGGGCGCGAAGCCCTCGTTGAGCGCGCCGGTGGCGGCGTCGAAGGCGAAGACGTTGCTCCGCGAGTACTGCGTGCTCCGGCTGCCGTTCTGCACGGTCTTGAACCGGCCGCCCACGACCATCTGCGAACCGGCCTCGGCGATCGTGTTCGCCACCGCCTTCGGCTCGCCCGGGGTGTCGGCGACGTGGGGCACCCATCGCTCGGAGGTCGCGTTCACGACCGTGTCCTGGGCGTAGTTCGAGCCGTAGGCGCCGCCGGCGCCCACCGCCAGCATGCCGCAGGTCGCCGCGGCAGCGAGGCGTACCAGGGTCTTGCACTTCATGTCGTTCTCCCATGCAGGTCGAGGCCCGAGCCGGGCAGAGGCCCATCAGCGGGCACGGTGGAAGACTGCTCCGGGAATGGCGCCGAGAGGCCGCACAGGGCCCGATATCATCGAAATTAGGTACCGGCAAGGACAGGACGAGGGAGACGCGGTGTGAATCGCAGCAGCACCGCGAAAGAAGCCCGCCCGTCTCTGGTGATCTCCCGCCGCGGCCTCGCCCTCGGTGCCGCCCTCGGCCTCACCGCCTGCACTACCGGTGGCGACCCGCCGGCTGACGGCCCGAGCCGGCTCATGCCGGCGATGAGGCGTCCGGTCGAGCAGCTGGTCGCGGTGCGCGTGTTCCCGACCTACCGCACCGCGGTCTACGGCCGGCACGACGCCGTGCTCGGCCGTCTCGGCACCCTCGGGATCAAGCGCATCTCGCACAAGCTCAGCCCGTCCATGGACCCCGCGACGATCGCGTTCACCCAGCGCGCCTACCGGGAGCACGGCATCAAGTCCTGGTTCACCGTCGGCTCGCCCCGGGTGCCCCTCGGCGCCAGGGAGTGGGACCAGGTCGAGGGCCTCCTGACCGGCGAGCTGGCCGGGATGGTCGAGCGGTGCTTCGGGTGGAACGAGCCCAACCACGACCGCGGGGAGGACCGCTCACCGATCAGTGGCCGCAGCAGACGGCCGCCCACCAGCAGCAGCTGTGGTCGCGGGTGGCGCCGCTCGGCATCAAGATCGGTACCCCCCAGCTGTGGTCGGGCGACCTGGACACCCACGACGCCGACCTGGCCGTCCTGGCCCCGCTCCTCGAGGGCACCTTCGACCACGTCGGCTGGCACCTCTACCCCCGCGGCGACGTCGGGGTCGACCTGATCGAGCGGTTCGAGGCGACCTACCGCGACCTGCTCGGCGCGTTCCCGGTCATCTGCACGGAGGCCGGGTACCTGGACGCGGCCGACTACTCCGGCGGCGCGGCCAACCTCACGCCCACCCAGAAGGCGGGCTTCCTGCCGGAGCTGGTCGACGCCTACGTCTCCCGGGGGTACGGCATCTCCTACTTCGAGCTGCTCGACGACCCGGATCCGTCGGCGTCGGAGCGCGAGGCGAGCCTGGGGCTCGTCGAGTGCCCGGAGGTGGACCCGGCGACCTGGGTCGACAAGCCGGCGTTCGACGAGCTCGCGGCGTACCTCCGGCGCGCCTGAGCGACGTCGGCGTCAGGACGGGCGCTGTCGTCGTCCAGCAGCGCACGGCGGTAGGCCAGCAGGCCAGCGGCGACACCGAGCCCGACCCAAGACACCGGCGGGACCTGCCCGCCACCCGCGGTCATCAACCGGACGAGCGGCAGCACCAGCATGATGGCAGCCGGCAGCACCCAGACCGGCTCACGGTGCAGCCGGATGGCCAGCGAGACGAAGAGGCCGACCAGCAGGACGAGGACCACGGCGGCGGCGACCGCCCCGAACACGCCGGCCCGGAGCCAGCTGTCGAGCACGAAGTTGTGCGAGCTGGCGCTGACGGTGTCCACGCCGCCCATCACGGCGTTCGCCCGGATGTTGTCGAAGGCGAGCTGGTAAAGGCCGTCACGGGCCTGGTAGGAGCTGGTGTCCTGCGTGAACCGCACCCAGAGCACGGAGAGCACGCCGGTGAAGGCCAGCACCGCGGTGGCCACCGCGCCGACCGCGATCCCGCCCACCAGGCGAGGTGTGAGCCGCATCGCCAGGACCGCGCGGAGCAGTGCCAGGAGGGGCCACACGGCGAACGCGATCATCACCGAGCGGGACAGCGACAGCAGGATCAGGGCGGTCGCCAGCACCATCGACCCGAGGTAGAGCCGGTGCGCGACGACCGACCGGAACGGGCGCACACCGACGCAGGCGGCGGAGACCGTCATCGCGAGGAGGAGGGCGCCGAACACCTCGTGCCGGAGGTTCCCGCTGACCACGTCCTCCTCGAAGCCGAACCCGGTGAACGCAGCCCGGTAGAGCTCCTTCTGCAGGATCTCGGGGTCCGCCGCGGCGATGGTCTGGCCGAACACGGCCGCCGCGTTGACACCGTTCAGCGCCATCGAGACGGTCAGCGCGCCGACCAGGGACACCGAGGCGACCAGCGCCGCCCACCGCAGCCCGGCGACCGCGCCGCCGCTCCGGAGCGCCCGATACACGGCGGCACCCACGGCGACCGACACCGCGAGGTAGACCAGCTGCTCGACCGGTGGGCGCAAGCCGAGCCCGTGGTAGCCGTTCGCTCCGAGCCACACGACGTTCAGCGCGAAGTTGGCCACCACGAAGGCCCACGCCACGCGGAGCACCGGTTGGAACGCCCGGGAGGAGTGGGTGGCGAGGGTGAAGACCAGGAAGACGAACAGCGCGAGGAGGTGCAGCCGGATCCCGCGCACGACGACGAACCACTGCAGGGGCAGGACCGCGAGGAGCAGCAGCAGGGGCCACTTCATGAGGGCGTGCTCCTTCTTGGCGTCGGACACGGAGAGATGGGGACAGCGTTCCACGGGGACCCCGACGGGGCGAAGTCTTCGGTCCACCTGCCGGTGACCCGGAGCTGTCGCTGGTGAGCTGAGGGTTCTTTCCCTTGACGCTGCCGGCTCCTCTATCATCGCCAACAGTCGCGACGTCGCCTCGGAGGCGGGAGTGTCCAGTTCGCGTAGGTCCGCACCGGCGGAGCCATAGGCTGCCGACCGGTCGGCATCACCGTCGAAAGTTGGAGCTCACATGTCTGCTGCCGTCGAGGTGGGCCCGGACCTCGTCATCGCCGGCGCTGCCCGGTCCGGCACGTCCTTCCTGGCCTCAGTCCTCGGCCAGCACCCTCAGGTCGACCCGTGCGCGGTGAAGGAGCCGAACTACTTCAGCCGCGAGCACGACCGGGGGCCTGGGTGGTACGACGGCCTGTTCACGCCGCGCCGGCCCGGGAAGATGCGCCTGGACGCGAGCATGTCCTACACCTACGCCCACTTCCCGGATGCCCTGGACCACCTGGCCGACGCCGCGCCCGATGCCTTCGTGGTCTACGCCGTACGCCATCCGGTCGCCCGGCTGGTCTCCCACATGCAGCTGCACCGGGACTACTTCCGCAACGAGTCGGCGCGCACCCTGGGCGAAGCGCTCCGGAGCACCGACATCTACGCCGGCGCCAGCGACTACGCCCACTGGCTGCCGCGCCTGGAGAAGCACTTCGGGCCCGACCGGCTCCTCGTGGTGCCGTTCCCGGTGGTCACGAAGCGGCTCGACGAGCTGCTCCCGGTCCTGTCGGCTGCCACCGGCCTGGCCACCGAGCCGTTCACCGACGCCGGCGAGACCGCCGGTCGCCACCGCAACCAGGTGGTCGAGGTCAAGAGCTCGGGCATCCTCGCCGGGCGCCGTCTCGTGCGTCGGTGGGGGCTCTACCCCGCCCTGCGACGGACCCTGGGGCCCGAGCGGCTGCGCAAGGTCCGGGACTGGTCCACCCGGCCCGTCGAGACCGAGTCGGTGACGACCGCGCTCGCCACGTGTGATGACGAGCAGCATGGCCGGCTCGAGGAGCTCTACGCCTCCGCGCGGCTGGCGGCGGCCACCAGCCTCCGTGCCCAGGACGTCCGACTCGGGCTGTCCTGGGCTGAGGCGTGGGAGCAGGAGTGTCCTGCGCCCGGTGTTCGCGGGACCGACTGGTAGCCGGCGAGCATCAGGCCTAGTTGCCGGCCAGGTGCGCCTTCAGGGAGTGGTAGCCGGCCTTGGGGGTCCAGCTGGCAGGGTTCATGCTCGGGGTGTTGAACAGCCCGAGGTGCGCCTCGCGGTTCGCGCCGCTGGGATCCGGGTCGTTGAGCAGCTCGAAGTAGGAGATACCGTAGCCGCGCTTGACGTAGGAGTCGACCAGCTTGGGCAGGTAGTCGGCCTCCTGGGCCTCGGTGACGTTGATGGCGCCCCCGCGGTAGTTCGGGGCCGTGAAGTAGCCGGCCTCGGTGCACACGACGGGGAAGGTGCCCCCCAGGGCCGCACGATAGGTGTCCTCGAACCGGTCCAGCAGGTGCTCGCCGACGGTCCCTCGCGGGTAGAGGTGCCACCCGATGTGGTCGAAGTTCCCCCGGATGTGCGGAGCCAGCTTGAACAGATCGCGGTCGTGCCGGTCGAAGTCGCCGGACCACAGCTGCGGCGTGCCGACCTTGATTCCGAGCGGAGCCATCCGCGCCCAGAGCTGTGCCTGGTGGGCTGCGGCCTTGAGGTGCCAGTCGGCGGGCAGCGGGCTGCCGCCGCCGCGGACGTGGTTGGGCTCGTTCCACCCGTAGACGCGCTCCACCATCCCGGCCAGCGGGCCCTTGAGGACCCTGACCATCTTGTCCCACTCGGCGGGGCTGATCGGAACCCGCGGCTCGCCGACCGTCAGCCACGACTTGATGCCGTGCTCGAAGTAGGCGCGCTGCGTGAAGGAGATGACCGCCGCGCTCGAGGCGATCGCCGGGGTCAGCTTGTGGCTCATCCGCTTGATGCCGAGGTCACCCAGACGCTCCAGGACGGCGTCGTGCTGGCCGTAGACCTTGGTCCGGTAGGACGGGAAGACGCGAACGGCGGTCAGGTTCGTCGCCGGGTTCACCGCCGGACGGGGCCGACGGGGCCTGCGGCGACGCCGGGCCGCCACGGTCCGTGCGCGGAAACGCGTGCCGTTGGCGGCCGTGGCCGACGAGGCGACGGAGGCGAGACCGATCCCGCCGGCCGCAGTGATCAGTGCGCCTCGGCGGGAGACGACAGGGGTGGGGGGCGTGGTGCCGCTGCTGAAGGACATGGGGGGATGTCTTCCGGGGAGAGGGGGCGACGTCGGTGCGACGCCGTCACTCCCTCTATCGGCTCCCTACCCGACCGACTTGAAGGTCCGGCCCGGGACAATTTCACCCTCGAGACACCGATGACCGCAGAAGCGGCAGTGCCACCGCAGTGGAGAGCCGGGGTCAGAGGCGCACGGAGGTCACCCGGTGGTCGACCTCGACGTAGCGGACCCCTCCAGCGGTCTCCAGCTTCGCCCGTACGGTCGGGACGGCGATCGCGCGACGAGCAGACGAGTCGTAGCAGTCCCTCGCCCGACGCACGTGAGCGGTGACGGTGCCGTCCCGCTTCGCCGTCAGCGTGGCCCGCAGGTCGCTCGAGCCGCTGACCCTGAACCTGATCGGGGCGGGGGTGTGGGCCGGACCAGGGTCGGCCAGCGACGTCAGGAGCGTGCGCAGGCTGGCCACGATGGGCTTCGCCCGCCACGGCGGGCCGTCGCCGGTCCTGGTCGCGAACAGGCCGAAGTTGGCCTCGGGGTGGTCCTTGGCGCCGGCGTCCGGGTCGTCGAGCATCTCGAAGAACGCGGTCCGGCACCCACGGTCGACGGCCTCCAGCAGCGCGGACGGGCCGTACGCCGCAGCGACAGACTCCGGCACGGCCCGGGGCCCGCTGCGGCTGGCCACGGCATTGGTGTAGCCGGTCTCCGCGATCCAGATCGGCTTGCCGGGCCAGGTCCGGCGCAGCATCGAGAGCCGGTCGTCCATCAGGTGGTCCGGGTAGGACCCGCCCGGGTAGCGGTGGATCGCGCCGACATCCATGGTCCTCAGCAGTCCGCGGTCGGCCAGGCGCTGGTAGTCGGCCCGGACGGCCGTGTTGTCCTGCAGGGTGGGGCCGACGACGGTCACCCCGGCGAGACGCGGGTCGGCCTGGACGGTGTCCCAGATGACGCGCTGGATCCTCAGCGTGTCGGTCTCCCAGTTGGCGACCGGTCCGGTGCCGCGGTCGTAGTTCGGCTCGTTCAACCCCTTCACCGACGAGCAGACGTCGGCGGCGTTCGCCGCGATGTGACGCAGGGTGCGCCGGATCTTCTCCGAGGAGGTGCCCCGGCCCTGGACCACCACCATGTCCCACGTCAGCCCCAGGCGGCGGGCCTCGGCCACGACCTCGAGGGTCCGGGGCAGACCGGGGGCGTAGAGACCACGGAACGACGTGGCGCCCATGTCTGCGATCGCTCCCATCCACTGCTTGTAGAAGCGGTAGCCGGATCTCAAGAAGTTCGGTCGCGCGTTGACACCGAAGGCTCCCACCACGGCGGCCGACGACATCGGGCGCACCAGGGGCAGAGCGGCGGCGGCGGGGCCGGGCGCCGCAAGGACACCGGCGCCGGCTGCGGCTCCGAGCAGGGCGATCCTTCGGGAGGCGTACGGCGAGCGCGCCGAGCCGTTGGCGTCGGTCACGGCGGAGTCTCGGTGCGTGGACATTGGCAGACGTTAACCCGGACACGGGGTCGCGGCGCAAAACCCGGGACGTCGTCTTTTCCCGTTCGCCTGCGGCGCAGGGGGCCGACCGGCTACCATCCGGGCCCAATGATGGAGGAATGTCGGTGCGCGCGATGAGGCGGAGGGCGTCCACCGGCACGGGCCCGGCCACGGTGCGGTCGGCGGCCGAGGCCCTGTGGCCGGCATCCGGTGCGATCTCGCTGGCACGCCGCCCACGGGGGGCGCCCGGCGGGAGTGCGGCCGGCGGGGGTGGGTACACGACGTACGCGGTGGTGCCGTCGCTGCGTCGCCCGCGCTACCTGGTGCCTCGGGCGCCGGAGGTCGCGGTGGCGCTGCGGCCCGCCCAGGGCGGGTTCCGGGGGCTGCCCATGCTGACCCTGTCCTACCTGCAGCGCTGGACGCTGCTCCACCGGCTCAGCGCACGCCACCTGCATGTCATGGCCGCCCCGGAGCCGGGCGGGATCGAGGACCTGCTCGGTGCGGTCGTCGGCGATGTCGCGCACGTCGTGGTCCGGCTCGGGCAGCCCCGACCCAACCGGACCCTGGTGGTGTGGGCGTTCGCCGCCGACGGCACACCGCTGGCGATCGCCAAGGTCGGCCGGGGTGAGGTCGCCCAGGCGGTGATGGAGACCGAGTACGCGGTCCTCGCCCAGGAGCCCGTCCAGCACGTCCCGGGTCTGGTGGCGCCGCGCGCACTGGCCTACGTGCGGTGGCACGGCAGTGACGTGCTGGTGATCTCCGCCCTGGTGAGCGCGACCGGGGGTCCCAGTCACGAGCCGCCGGTGCCGCAGATGCGCGCCCTGGCCGCCTCGCGCGGCGTGATCGCGCAGCCGCTGCGTGACACCGCCTTCGTCGACCGGCTGGGGCGCGAGATCGACGCGCTC
This window encodes:
- a CDS encoding sulfotransferase family protein, which produces MSAAVEVGPDLVIAGAARSGTSFLASVLGQHPQVDPCAVKEPNYFSREHDRGPGWYDGLFTPRRPGKMRLDASMSYTYAHFPDALDHLADAAPDAFVVYAVRHPVARLVSHMQLHRDYFRNESARTLGEALRSTDIYAGASDYAHWLPRLEKHFGPDRLLVVPFPVVTKRLDELLPVLSAATGLATEPFTDAGETAGRHRNQVVEVKSSGILAGRRLVRRWGLYPALRRTLGPERLRKVRDWSTRPVETESVTTALATCDDEQHGRLEELYASARLAAATSLRAQDVRLGLSWAEAWEQECPAPGVRGTDW